In Plasmodium gaboni strain SY75 chromosome 14, whole genome shotgun sequence, one genomic interval encodes:
- a CDS encoding hypothetical protein (conserved Plasmodium protein, unknown function) codes for MFNVFSAAFLDNNNINKNDNVLGKTISTNANNENERTKNLALKDRLATVRNVQNILNKKNINKTDENEEKKTLNNNFKTNTGIENNKPTITNESTFNRFKNYSSVVNEKQNEELEKKLKKRKRRKKHVILMERMKQKEREKRKQRKMEQEQNGEEEYDDEEHEEGEDDNEDEYVRQNNEQEEHYEDEEYDAEIEHNNNNNNNNNNNNNRSFKFNRSSKNKYDEKDYNNHKKDKGDDEEYEDDHEENDDGYDEDGGGSYNNNNTNDGNPFNKKNYHASGNANNTYSHTTSSSNNHNNDNSNNQQNMKPKRKRRKKKEMEEYRARLLKEKMHQQNSLSSLLNKTNSFNKNDNNSNQEEIKVKRRRGRPKASEVAAINIMNDKMKQNDIRKYYSKNSDNGFMKKNSMNEKNKEQQNEEANNNVFKIIKSSIQENSSFMKRSPNEIVELEKNYKNNIKKGVTCIPLNYQSKGGAMAIILIGTDTTYGPVKNSYGFMTFLVLDCHTNNFFIDTGIKNNVIECEKHMQLLISPGDMYMFKNQSHEMEARLLLIVCNKMNQPFDAKMHIKDPQINNEK; via the coding sequence atgTTTAATGTTTTTTCAGCAGCTTTtttagataataataatataaataaaaatgataatgtTTTAGGAAAAACAATTTCAACAAATGcaaataatgaaaatgaaagaacaaaaaatttaGCATTAAAAGACCGATTAGCCACTGTAAGAAATGTTcagaatatattaaataagaaaaatataaataagacAGATGAAAAcgaagaaaaaaaaaccttaaataataattttaaaacaaatactggaatagaaaataataagcCAACAATAACTAACGAAAGCACATTTAATCgttttaaaaattattccAGTGTAGTAAatgaaaaacaaaatgaagagttggaaaaaaaattaaagaaaagaaaaagaagaaaaaaacatGTCATTTTAATGGAAAGAATGAAGCAAAAGGAAAGggaaaaaagaaaacaaagAAAAATGGAACAAGAACAAAATGGAGAGGAAGaatatgatgatgaagaaCATGAAGAGGGTGAGGATGATAATGAGGATGAATATGTTAGACAAAATAATGAACAGGAAGAACATTATGAGGATGAAGAATATGATGCTGAAATAGAAcacaacaacaacaacaacaataataataataataataataacagatcttttaaatttaatagatcatcaaaaaataaatatgacgaaaaagattataataatcataaaaaagataaaggagatgatgaagaatatgaagatgatcatgaagaaaatgatgatgGTTATGATGAAGATGGTGGAGGCtcttataataataataatacaaatgatGGTAATCCAttcaataaaaaaaattatcatgCCTCAGGGAATGCAAACAATACATATAGTCATACAACTTCTAGTAGTAATAACcataataatgataattcaaataatcaacaaaatatgaaacccaaaagaaaaagaagaaagaaaaaagaaatggAAGAATATAGAGCACGcttattaaaagaaaaaatgcATCAACAAAATTCATTAAGCAGtcttttaaataaaaccaatagttttaataaaaatgacAATAATAGTAACCAAGAAGAAATTAAAGTAAAAAGAAGAAGAGGTAGACCTAAAGCAAGTGAAGTAGCTGctattaatattatgaatgataaaatgaaacaaaatgatataagaaaatattatagCAAAAATAGTGATAATGgatttatgaaaaaaaatagtatgaacgaaaaaaataaagagcaacaaaatgaagaagcaaataataatgtttttaaaattattaaaagtTCAATACAAGAaaattcttcttttatGAAAAGATCACCAAATGAAATTGTagaattagaaaaaaattataaaaataatataaaaaaaggagTAACATGTATACCTTTAAATTATCAAAGTAAAGGTGGTGCAATGGctattatattaatagGAACTGATACTACATATGGACCTGtaaaaaattcatatgGATTTATGACTTTTCTTGTATTAGATTGTCatacaaataatttttttattgatacaggaattaaaaataatgttatCGAATGTGAAAAACATATGCAACTTTTAATAAGTCCAGGTgatatgtatatgtttaaaaatCAAAGTCACGAAATGGAAGCAAGGTTATTGTTAATTGTTtgtaataaaatgaatCAACCGTTTGACGCAAAAATGCATATAAAAGACCCACAAATCAACAAcgaaaaataa
- a CDS encoding hypothetical protein (conserved Plasmodium protein, unknown function) — MRKLLSTAIMDLKKIKGNNFESKHCSDNLKSLIIKNIHKFENDEILKIIEKYNEKNYKDTKILKCSYDVFKNNVHRYSFDQINKIIRLYNISEIYDIDFNTSVFNYIIKRLDAIPPYVIVNVFQNLIRSGLRDYNNINIIKEYFIKHIDKFNNLDLTIILSSFTILQEELLKKASNVNIKDASFNIYDKKKEHSLCSEGLYDYMDIFKIILNKIEKDKNIHETLSVVNSVLILNMMSRINLCNYEIFKFFTKTYYKNLNDKDLEPHHFTLLLNSFAKCNIHINIMKYILKYMNNKNFINNLSYVNITNAVHYMAKFNYKNTTFLNHLKDKVIEIIDIIPQREFSNIMWSLAKLHIKDDYFYYIAFQKIKKIIDVIDMMSIAQILDAMRRRKNLSNGQVFASTIKENQNLQNHISSPLEDIKETKLNKQNIDYKNNIEHNNNHNDEEKGINTPQTETQNKDLNNNIQSTYKNPQSNIISIEKNINTYNIISDDLEKNIMHLLVNKYIKHIQHCSLHVLTQVPFCCLQLNYINSDIYYKSLEILKKKRNDMTTLNLIYAKYFLRIFIEKQEAHFQKLPRSLKQFAKEILNSDNN; from the exons ATGAGGAAGCTGCTAAGTACAGCTATTATGGACttgaagaaaataaaaggaaataaTTTTGAATCGAAACATTGTAGTGATAACCTAAAGTCtttaattataaagaatatacataaatttgaaaatgatgaaattcttaaaattattgaaaaatacaatgagaaaaattataaagataccaaaattttaaaatgtaGTTATgatgtttttaaaaacaatGTACATAGATATTCATTTgatcaaataaataaaattatacgtttatataatatatcagAAATTTATGATATTGATTTTAATACATCAgtttttaattatattataaaaagattGGACGCGATCCCACCTTATGTAATAGTCAATGTTTTTCAAA atTTAATTCGCTCAGGATTAAGAGattacaataatattaacattataaaggaatattttattaaacatataGACAAATTCAACAACCTTGACTTAACAATTATATTAAGTTCATTTACCATATTACAAGAAGAATTATTGAAAAAAGCGTCAAACGTAAATATCAAGGATGcttcatttaatatatatgataagAAGAAAGAGCATTCTTTATGTTCTGAAGgattatatgattatatggatatatttaaaataattttaaataagatagagaaagataaaaatattcatgAAACCTTGAGTGTAGTAAATTCtgttttaatattaaatatgatGAGTAGAATAAATCTTTGTAATTAcgaaatatttaaattttttacaaaaacctattataaaaatttaaatgataaagatTTAGAACCTCATCATTTTACCTTGTTATTAAATTCATTTGCTAAATgtaatatacatattaatattatgaagtatatattaaaatatatgaataataaaaattttattaataatttatcttATGTAAATATTACTAACGCTGTTCATTATATGGctaaatttaattataaaaatacaacatttttaaatcaTTTGAAAGATAAAGTAATTGAAATTATTGATATCATTCCTCAGAGAGAATTTAGTAATATCATGTGGTCCTTAGCTAAATTACATATTAAAgatgattatttttattatatagcttttcaaaaaatcaaaaaaattatagaCGTAATAGATATGATGTCTATTGCTCAAATATTAGATGCCATgagaagaagaaaaaatttatcGAATGGACAAGTTTTTGCTAGCACAATAAAAGAAAACCAGAATTTACAAAATCATATAAGTTCTCCGTTAgaagatataaaagaaacaaaattaaataaacaaaatattgattataagaataatatagaacataataataatcataatgatgaagaaaaagGAATAAATACACCACAAACAGAAACACAGAATAAagatttaaataataatatacagTCTACATATAAAAACCCACAaagtaatattatatcaattgaaaaaaatataaatacatataatataatatctgatgatttagaaaaaaatattatgcATTTATtagtaaataaatacataaaacACATACAACATTGTTCACTTCATGTCTTAACACAAGTGCCATTTTGTTGCTTACAGcttaattatattaatagtgatatatattataaatcattagaaattttaaaaaaaaaaagaaatgatATGACAACTCTCAATTTAATATATgcaaaatattttcttagAATCTTTATTGAAAAGCAAGAAGCACATTTTCAAAAATTACCTCGTTCCCTTAAACAGTTTGCTAAGGAAATTTTGAATTCTGATAATAATTAG
- a CDS encoding putative U6 snRNA-associated Sm-like protein LSm5 — MATISGSETFLPLALMDKCIGSKIWIMMKGDKEIVGKLVGFDEYVNMVLEDVTEYTYANNIKKVNKIKKLLLNGLNITIMVPGGTPVNYYDYEEKLEENIA, encoded by the exons ATGGCTACAATTAGTGGGTCAGAAACATTTTTACCCTTGGCTTTAATGGATAAGTGTATTg GAAGTAAAATATGGATAATGATGAAAGGTGATAAAGAAATTGTAGGTAAATTGGTTGGCTTCGATGAATATGTAAATATG GTATTAGAAGATGTTACAGAATACACGTACgcaaataatattaaaaaagtaaataaaataaaaaaattattattaaatggATTAAATATAACTATTATGGTTCCAGGAGGAACTCCAGtgaattattatgattatgaagaaaagttagaagaaaatatagCATAA